The Emcibacteraceae bacterium genome window below encodes:
- the pstB gene encoding phosphate ABC transporter ATP-binding protein PstB yields the protein MNMQSSKNDIGGQQKAITPKMRARKVNVFYGENHALKDINLDINPNEVTALIGPSGCGKSTFLRSLNRMNDIIDICRVEGTITLDGEDINDKSIDVVQLRARIGMVFQKPNPFPKSIYDNIAYGPRIHGIAKNKHELDEIVHSSLKKAGLWNEVHDRLDASGTSLSGGQQQRLCIARTIAIEPEVILMDEPCSALDPIATAVIEELIDELKSRYAIVIVTHSMQQAARISQKTAFFHLGKLMEHGDTATIFTNPTHEKTRDYITGRYG from the coding sequence ATGAATATGCAATCTTCTAAAAATGATATCGGTGGCCAGCAAAAAGCCATTACACCAAAAATGCGCGCCAGAAAAGTCAATGTATTTTACGGTGAAAACCATGCTCTCAAAGATATCAATCTGGATATTAATCCCAATGAAGTGACGGCATTGATCGGACCTTCAGGTTGCGGAAAATCAACATTCCTGCGTTCACTGAACAGAATGAATGACATTATTGATATCTGCCGTGTCGAAGGCACAATCACTCTCGACGGAGAAGACATCAATGATAAATCAATTGACGTTGTCCAGCTTCGTGCCCGGATCGGGATGGTTTTTCAAAAGCCAAATCCGTTTCCAAAATCCATATATGACAATATTGCCTATGGTCCACGCATTCACGGTATTGCCAAGAACAAGCATGAGCTTGACGAAATTGTTCACTCGAGCCTTAAGAAAGCGGGACTTTGGAACGAAGTCCACGACAGGCTTGATGCATCGGGAACTTCCCTGTCCGGTGGACAGCAGCAAAGGCTTTGTATTGCAAGAACGATAGCTATTGAACCGGAAGTGATCCTGATGGATGAGCCCTGCTCTGCGCTTGATCCTATTGCAACGGCCGTAATTGAAGAATTGATTGACGAGCTTAAAAGCCGATATGCGATCGTCATTGTCACCCATTCAATGCAGCAGGCAGCAAGGATTTCACAAAAAACAGCATTTTTTCATTTGGGCAAATTGATGGAACATGGTGATACGGCCACAATATTTACCAATCCAACACATGAAAAAACAAGAGATTATATTACCGGTCGCTACGGATAG